Proteins from a genomic interval of Halomonas alkaliantarctica:
- a CDS encoding DUF4426 domain-containing protein: protein MLRRLMIGAALVGTLFTAAGVHAEQFVSVGDYEIHYSAVNSSFLTPEVAQANNLQRSANRGLVNVSVRERQDDGSTRPVNASVQGHVSGLTGAQESLSFRTVHDGDATYHLAPFTLRDDENMRFELSVRYDRNAAPEPVNFIQRFYIDR from the coding sequence ATGTTACGCAGATTAATGATCGGTGCCGCCCTTGTCGGCACACTCTTCACCGCCGCTGGGGTCCACGCTGAGCAGTTCGTCAGCGTGGGCGATTACGAGATTCACTACAGCGCGGTGAATAGTAGCTTTTTGACCCCTGAAGTAGCCCAGGCGAACAACCTCCAGCGCAGCGCAAACCGCGGCCTGGTCAATGTTAGCGTTCGCGAGCGTCAGGACGATGGCAGTACCCGCCCCGTTAATGCCAGCGTACAGGGCCACGTTAGTGGCTTGACGGGCGCTCAGGAGTCACTCAGCTTTCGCACCGTGCATGACGGCGATGCGACCTACCACCTGGCGCCTTTTACCCTACGCGACGATGAGAACATGCGCTTTGAGCTAAGCGTGCGCTACGACCGCAACGCCGCCCCCGAGCCGGTGAACTTTATTCAGCGTTTTTATATTGATCGCTAA